One Natronorubrum halophilum genomic window, AGCAAAGGAGTTACGTGGGAACCGCACGAACGACGACTATGCTCGATTCCGTATTCGAATTTGAAGAGGAGAAGATGCCGCTTCTGGTCAAGTTCGCGACGGTGGCGCTGATCGTCATCTTCGCGGTCGGGATTCCGTATCGCGTTCTCGTCGGGTTCTGAGGCACCGTTCCGGCGCTCGTCACGACGATGTCGCGTTCTCGAGGCAGCGCTCGTAGACGGCGCGGAGGCGGGCACCCATCTCGTCGATCCCGTATCCGGTGATTCGCGCCCTCCCGTCCGAGGGCTCGGCGGTCTCGAGCACGTCGGCCAGTCGGTCGCGGAGGGCGGCGTCGTCCGCGACGTAGGAGTTTTCGACGTCCGCGAGCACCTCTCGAGCGAAGCCGACGTCGCGCGAGACTACCGGCGTGTTACAGGCGGCGGCCTCCTTGATCGTCATCGGCCCGCTCTCGAACCGCGACGTGATCAGGACGGCGTCAGCAGCGTTCAGATAGTACGGCACGTCCTCGTAGGGCTGATTGGCGACGGTCCGGAGGCTGACCTCGCCCTCGAGGCCGTCGACGACGCGGTTCGCCAGCGGGTAGTTCTTCTCCTCGCGTGAGGGGGCGTAGGGAAAGAGGACGATCCGCTCGTCGGTCGTCCAGCCGACGTGCTCGCGCGCCTCGGCTCTGGAGATGGGGCGGAACTGCTCGGTATCGACCGGAAAGGGGACGACGCGACAGGACCGGTCGACGCGGTCGGCCATCGCGTTCGAGGGGACGACGACGCGATCGGCGCGAGCGGCGAACCGCTCGATCAGCGGTGCGAACGGATTGTCGCGATACTCCCCGCCCCAGAGCGTACAGACGACGGGTAACTCGGTTCGCGGGAGCGCCGACGCTGCGACGGCGAAGGGGGCGGTGAGCCCGTAGTTGGCGTGAACGAGGTCGTAATCGCCGCGGGCTTCCCGAAGCACGTGCGGGAGATATCGCGCGTAATCGAGCGGCGTCCGCCGCCTGACGTCGTCCTCGAGCGCGCGGTGTTCGCTGGGGACGGGGAGGGTCGTCACCTCGACGTCGACACGCTCGAGGGCCGTCATCTGGCTCTGATAGAAGCTTCGCCAGTCGGTCGTGGTGAGGCTCAGAACGCGCATTGTCGTCGTCATCAGTTCGAAATCGGCCCGCTGTGTTCGTCCGCATCCGGCCCGGGCCCGCCCCGCTCTCGAACCGCTGA contains:
- a CDS encoding glycosyltransferase family 4 protein; translated protein: MTTTMRVLSLTTTDWRSFYQSQMTALERVDVEVTTLPVPSEHRALEDDVRRRTPLDYARYLPHVLREARGDYDLVHANYGLTAPFAVAASALPRTELPVVCTLWGGEYRDNPFAPLIERFAARADRVVVPSNAMADRVDRSCRVVPFPVDTEQFRPISRAEAREHVGWTTDERIVLFPYAPSREEKNYPLANRVVDGLEGEVSLRTVANQPYEDVPYYLNAADAVLITSRFESGPMTIKEAAACNTPVVSRDVGFAREVLADVENSYVADDAALRDRLADVLETAEPSDGRARITGYGIDEMGARLRAVYERCLENATSS